From the Callithrix jacchus isolate 240 chromosome 22, calJac240_pri, whole genome shotgun sequence genome, the window cctgacctcatgtgatccacccacctcagtctcccaaagtactgggattacaggcgtgagtcactgcgcctggcctattatttggttgttgtttttgtatgttttgtagaggtggggtttcgccatgttgcccaggctagtctcagactcctgggctcaagtgatccgcttgcctcagcctcccaaagtgccgtcagttttttgtgcctttttttttttttttttaacttttttagggCCATTTGTTGGTGATTTTGCTGTGAAATGTTCCCTGAACACCGCGCGGAACTGCTGTGTAGCCTGACAGAGGCAATAGCGGGCACTTTGCTGAGCCCATGTTAGAATGCTGTTGGCGTGAGCTCCATGTTAGAGAATTAACAGTGATATTACATAATAGACACACAgaaatgaggccgggcacggtggctcacgcctgtaatcccagcactttgggaggctgaggctgttggatcacgaggtcaagagatcgagaccatcctggccaacatggtgaaacactgtctttactaaaaatacaaaaaattagctgggcgtggtggcacacagctactcaggaggctgaggcaggaggattggttgaacccgggaggcggaggttgcagtgagccaagattgccccattgcactcctgcctggcgatagagcgagactctgtctcaaaaaacaaacaaatgaaaaaactgtgTGGAAACACacataaatgaaaacacacatcGACTAAGATTACATGTATATTGGTTGATGAAAATATTGTGACTAGGGGCTTGAGAACTTAACCCTGTATATTCCACTGGGAGCAATGGCTCAGGATTGGCCAGTCGGTGTGTTTACGGTGACTTCCTGGAACTTCACTACTATGAATAAGGAGACTTAGCTGTATCCCCTGGCACCAGCCCTGGGCTGGCCTCACTGCAGCAGGGAACAAGACACGTGAGGTCCCCTCCTTTGTGGAACTTTATGTCCAGCACGGGAGTTGGGGGCTTGATCCAGtaatcctggaggcagagatctAGCTTAAAGCAGCCTGGCTCTGCAGAAGAGtgctgttgggggtgggggggggtgacACCATTGTGGAAGGCTTCACCATCAGAGGGTGACGTCATCAGGTGACATGAGGCACGAGCTAAAGGTTAAGTGGTGTTTGGCCCAGCGAGTGAGTGGTGGTGTGAGGTGGGAGTGTTGCCAGCAGAGGGAATGAAGAGGGAACATCACCCTGACAGTCCCTCTCTACCTCTTCCGCAGGATCCGGGGCACCAGCTACCAGAGCCCCCATGGCATCCCCATCGATCTGCTGGACCGGCTGCTCATCGTCTCCACCACCCCCTACAGCGAGAAAGACACAAAGCAGATCCTCCGCATCCGGTGCGGGCAGGACCAGGCCGTGTGCCTGAGAGACAGGGCTGGGGGCCACCCTGTGGGACAAATGCTGACACTGAGGTCTGGGGGGTGGCATGGTTGCTGGGCCTGCAAGAGAGAGGGCCGAATGGGCACCCAAACAGTGACATCCAGTCTGGGGGGCAGGTGCCACTGTGGGGAAGGGAGGTGAGACGCTGTGACTGGTGTGGGGGTCAGTGCCCTGGGTGGGGTCAGGAGCCCTAGGTTTTAGTTCCAGCCCAGCCCCTGTCTCCATAGTTCTTCCAGCCTTAGCATTCTGTGATTCTAAGATGCAGGCACCACACATCCCAGGGGTGGCTGCGGCCACTCCTGCTGGTCAGAGGCCAGGCCCTGGCTAAGCCATCCCGCCCCTACTGCCTGCAGGTGTGAGGAGGAAGATGTGGAGATGAGTGAGGACGCCTACACGGTGCTGACCCGCATCGGGCTGGAGACGTCACTGCGCTATGCCATCCAGCTCATCACGGCTGCCAGCCTGGTGTGCCGGAAACGCAAGGTCAGCCAAATTCGCCAGCAGGGCCAGATGGCCGGCAGGAGCAAGGATGCGCTATTTCAAGGGCTTCCGGGGGTTCCGTGTTTCATCCTAGAATGTACATTTTCAGGGGCAGGGAATTTTCATTCCTCAGGTTGATTTCTGTGTCGCCTGGCCTAGCCTATAGTAGGTACTcgggaaggccgggcgcggtggctcacgcctgtaatcccagcactttgggagaccgaggcggacgcatcacctgaggtcagaaattcgagactagcctggccaacatggagaaaccccatctctactgagaatacaaaacattagcctggAGGCCGTGTagatggtggcgcatgcctgtgatgccagctactcgggaggctgaggcaggagaatcacttgaacccaggaggtggagggtgcggtgagatcgtgccactgcactccagcctgggcaacaagagcaaaacttcatgtcaaaaaaaaaagtaggtgctCACTATATCTCTGTTGACTGTAAGTAGATGCTGTTAGGTCCAtcttacaaataaagaaacagaggaggccgggcgtggtggctcatgcctataatcccagcacttggggaggccaaggcgggcaaatcttAAGGTgtagagttccagaccagcctggctaatgcgatgataccctgtctctactaaaaatgcaaaaaattagccaggtctggtggcatgcacccgtagacccagctactcaggaggctgaggcaggagaattgcttaaatctgggaggcggaggttgcagtgagccaagatggtgctactgcactccagcctgggcatgattggagactctgtcccaaaaaagaaaaaagctgaggaaTGAAGAGGCTGGGCCCACACCCAGTGGATAGCcaggcaggatttgaacacaggcaaTCTGGCCCAGAATGCCTTCCCCTCACCTGCTACCCGCTGCTGCCTGGAGCTGGAGGTGGCATAGGCTGGGGTCTGTGCTGTGGGCCTTACGAGGAGGGTCCCCACTGAGGACTTGCCCTCCCCCTCCAGGGCACAGAGGTACAGGTGGATGACATCAAGCGGGTCTACTCACTCTTCCTGGACGAGTCCCGCTCCACGCAGTACATGAAGGAGTACCAGGACGCCTTCCTCTTCAATGAGCTCAGTAAGCGTCCCCACCCCGTACCTGCACTGCCAGTGCCACccccagagggaggaagagggagctcGGCCTAAAAGGCTCAGGCCCTGCCCTCTGGGCCACACTGACCATCTGGCCTTCCTTCTCCCCATAGAAGGCGAGACCATGGATACCTCCTGAACTGGATGTCACCCCCGTCCCCACCCTGTTTTCTACCAGAGTTCTGACACTGTGACTTTATATAAAGTTGTTTTGAAGCTGGTCccaccctgtgtgtgtgtggttgccCTGATTCCAGAGAAAGACACCCCCAGAGTGCGGATTGAGAAGCCTTTATTGTGGGACTAGTGGAGGGTCTGCTGGCTCCAGGAGTTGGGATGGACTTGTAAGGTTGCGGGGAGGGTCCTTAGAGGAAGAGTCCTGGAAGGTGGAGTAGTCACAGCCCAAGGGCTCGTTCCTGAGACTCCCGCAGTCAGAATAGCTTCGGCGGCAGAGTCCACAGCGACAGCTGAGAGCCACGGGCATGGAAACTACGGGATCCACGCCGGGCCGACAGCCAGGGAGCCGGACAGAGGTGAAGCGCAGCTCGTGGTAGTTGCACACCGACTGGGGTAAGGGCGGTAAGATGGTCTGCAGCACCCGTACCTAAGGCCATGTGGGTGGGCGAGTGGGCATGTGTCTAGGGGCCAGCACCTCAGCTGAGCACCCCAGCTCCCTCCACAGGTCCCAGACTCAGATGTCCAGGAAGCCCTCTGTTCATGCCCTCCAGCCCCATTTCCCAACCCCTGCCCAGAGAGCCAGACCACCCTTCCCCATGCCTCTGTGGGCCCCGCCCTGTGGTGGCAGCACCTGCCCCTGGTCCTGGGCAGCTCACCATGCTGGAGCAGTAGCCGGCACAGATGGTGGTGTTAAAGGCGACACACACAGGGCAGCCCTCCTTCTCAGCAGCCAGGATGGCATTGACGGGGCGACACAGTGGCCGAAGTGGCTCCTTGGATGCCCATGCCCCACCCGTGCTCAGCAGCAGACACAGCAGCAGCCCCTGGGACAAGACAGGTGCTTCAGCCGGGCCTGAGACTGAAGCCCTGAGCCCTGGCCCATCCCCAGGGGTACACCACCCTCAAGGACCCAGGAACCCTGCCTGGCATGTCTTATTCAGGACCTGCCACCCAGACACTTGCCTTTCAGAGCCCACCCCACAGCCCAGAGGACCTGAGATGTCCCAACATTTCAGTTCCCCACCCTCAGGGACTTCTCCACCTGAAGCTTACTTCAGGGTCACACCCCTCCAGAAAAAGGCCTCCTTCCCCAGCTCACACGACTCTGCCCCTCTGCCCCTCTTCATGCTGGTGATGGCCTGGAGGGAAGTGGAAGGTACCCAGGGTCCTTGCAGTCTTACCTGGAGCATCTCCATCCTTGGTGCCTCCCCTGCCTCGTGTACCTGGCTTTATACCTCGGGGTTGTGGGGGCGACAAGGCCACCAGGTGGTGGTAGCATCCTGGGGTAACCTGGACACTAATCCCCCCGGGGGCGGGAGGCGGACAAGGCCAGGGAGACGCAGCAGTGGCTCAGTGGAGCGCTCCAGCCCTCTCCCCGCAGTGGCTCCAGCGCCAGGGGTGAGGCGGAGACCACGGTGAAGTGACCTCAGACTTGGTTGAGTCGGCGTTGGAGGCACAGGAAGTAGGGTACAGAAAGGCCTCTCCCCGTCTCTTCCTGGGGCGGGGGAGCCAGCAGGAGGCCGTGACCCAAGAAATGTGCTAGACTGAAGCGTCAACCCACCTCCACCAGAGCCATTCCTGCGCCACAGTCCAGATTCCCAGGAGCGCTGCAGCTTCGGTATTAGCTTCTTCTGCCCAGTCCGAGAGGGCCTCCGCGAGACTGCTGCGAGGGGAGCCGCTGGACCCAGATACTCACCGACGAGGGATTCAGCCGGAGCCCCACCTCTCCCTTAGGAACCTTCTCCCACACCACTCTCAAGCTAGGATGCCCGGAGCAGTCCCCAAAAATGAGTGTGGTTCAGGTTATTTAACTCATTATTTAAAACACCCGCAGGGGGCGTGTCCTGCCCCCGGGGCCACAGCCTGCATGAACATTTTCTGAACTTAGTCCCCTCCCGGCGAAGCCGCGGGGCGTTTCTGGGCTAGTACCGCCCGCACATTGCGGATAGATTTAGTGAGTGTGACCCAGGCTCGGTCCAGACCCCGTGTAGTGGGCGGAGCTCCCGGGCTCGGCTCCGCCCAGCGAGCCCGGATCCGGGTCGGCTCCGCCCCTCGGTCCAGGGGGTGTGTCCGGGGCGGGGCGTGCCCGGCCAGCTCACACCACCGCCGGCTTTAAGCTGCCGTAGCTGGAGTTCTCGGTGCTGTAGGCTTTCGGCACGCTGTGGATGCCCGGCAGGGGCTTCCAGTGGGGGCCGCCCCAGGGCGCCTCCAGCGGGCAGAAGCGGTCGAGCGGGCGGAGCGGATGCAGCGGGAGACTGTAGGACTCCTGAGCCAGAGACAAGGCCCCGTCGTGCGGCACGGCCAGCGTCACCGGGCGGGCGCGGGGCACGCGGACCCGTGGCGGTCGGGGCGGCTGCCGCGGTCCGTGCCCCCTGACCTGGGGCATCTCTTCGAAGCTCCAGTAGGTCAGGGAGTCTTTGCGGGGGTATCCCGACAGCTCCTTCCTGTGGGAGCATGGCAGGATGGTGAGGATACAGCTAGATCCTTAGGGACGAGGTTCAGACCCCGGGACCTAAGGAGTCTGCACACAGACTCCTGCATTTCGAGGCGAGGACCCCTTAGGAAGGACGGGACCGGCACGTGTAGCCTGGGTTCCTGGGTCCTCGAGGCAACTTAAGGTCCTGGAAACTGAGCTTTCGCATCCCAGGGAAGGAAACGGGGGCTTTCACTTCCTTGGGAAGGAGGCCCTGCCCTCCGATGCAGAATCCCCTCTTGTCCTACCGCGGTTCCTGAGAGTTGACATTAAAGATTCCTGGCTGCTAAAAGAGGGagaggcggccgggcgcggtggctcacgcctgtaatcccagcactttgggaggctgaggcgggcggatcacgaggtcaggagatcgggactatcctggctaacacggtgaaaccccgtctctactaaaaatacaaaaggttggCCGGGcgccttggctcatgcctgtaatctcagtac encodes:
- the LOC100391685 gene encoding choriogonadotropin subunit beta precursor — protein: MEMLQGLLLCLLLSTGGAWASKEPLRPLCRPVNAILAAEKEGCPVCVAFNTTICAGYCSSMVRVLQTILPPLPQSVCNYHELRFTSVRLPGCRPGVDPVVSMPVALSCRCGLCRRSYSDCGSLRNEPLGCDYSTFQDSSSKDPPRNLTSPSQLLEPADPPLVPQ
- the LOC100391685 gene encoding choriogonadotropin subunit beta isoform X1, giving the protein MALVEGLLLCLLLSTGGAWASKEPLRPLCRPVNAILAAEKEGCPVCVAFNTTICAGYCSSMVRVLQTILPPLPQSVCNYHELRFTSVRLPGCRPGVDPVVSMPVALSCRCGLCRRSYSDCGSLRNEPLGCDYSTFQDSSSKDPPRNLTSPSQLLEPADPPLVPQ